In Nitrospirota bacterium, a single window of DNA contains:
- the def gene encoding peptide deformylase, whose amino-acid sequence MAVLPIAKLGNPVLRKISEPVSKEELLSESFQLFIDDMIETMRLKDGVGLAAPQVSVSKQLVVIESHFNPRYTDAPEISLLVLVNPLFTYLSSEKIEGWEGCLSVDNLRGKVNRSKKVALKALDRHSEPVEILTDTFLAVILQHEIDHLHGRLFVDQISDVTSLSQLEEFNQFVLGDKTPVS is encoded by the coding sequence ATGGCGGTATTACCTATTGCTAAATTAGGAAACCCGGTTCTGCGAAAAATTTCTGAACCGGTGTCAAAAGAAGAGCTTTTGTCCGAATCGTTTCAACTCTTTATCGACGATATGATTGAAACCATGCGGTTAAAGGATGGCGTGGGACTTGCTGCACCTCAGGTTTCGGTCTCCAAACAGCTGGTCGTTATAGAATCTCACTTCAATCCCCGCTACACCGATGCCCCCGAAATCTCTCTTCTGGTCCTGGTCAATCCCCTGTTCACCTATCTCTCGTCTGAAAAAATAGAAGGATGGGAAGGTTGCTTAAGTGTTGATAATCTCAGAGGAAAGGTCAACCGTTCAAAAAAAGTGGCTCTCAAGGCGCTGGATCGACACAGCGAACCTGTAGAAATTCTGACCGATACTTTTCTCGCGGTCATCCTTCAGCATGAAATTGACCATCTTCACGGACGCCTCTTTGTCGACCAGATTAGTGATGTCACCAGCCTCTCTCAATTGGAAGAGTTTAACCAATTTGTTCTGGGAGACAAGACGCCTGTTTCCTGA